The following DNA comes from Paenibacillus crassostreae.
TTAGTTGGTACATTGTTAGGATTGTTAAGTGCATCGATGATTGCTTTTACACTCAGTCGTGTAGATTTTTCAGGTAGAAAATTTGTTTCTACATTCCTTGCATTAACGATGTATTTCTCAGGTGGATTGATCCCAACATACATTCTAATGCGCGATTTGAATTTGATCGGAACGTTCTGGGTTTATGTTCTACCTGGATTAGTAAGTGCGTTTAATGTATTTATCGTAAGATCATTTATTGATGGTCTACCGTATGCGTTGCAAGAGTCAGCTAAGCTTGATGGAGCGAATGACTTCACGATTTACTGGAGAATTATTCTTCCATTGTGTAAACCCGTTCTTGCTACGATTGCCTTGTTTATTGCCGTAGGTCAATGGAACGCATGGTTTGATACGTATTTATACAACGGTAGTAATTCTACTTGGACAACTTTGCAATATGAATTGATGAAAGTACTTCAAAGTACTCAATCTGGTGGTTCTGCAGTAAATGCTAATGATATGGCACAAAAGATGGCTCAAATTTCACCAGAATCGATCAAAATGGCGATTACAATCGTCGTTACGGTTCCAATCTTAGTAGTCTATCCTTTCCTACAGAAGTACTTTGTTGGTGGTATGACACTAGGAGCAGTAAAATCATAAGCACTTAAGCAAGTTATTAATTAGGTCTTAGCTATGATGAGTAATGTCTATTCAAATGATATCGAATAGACTACGCATCAGAAATATAGATATAGATAGAGATAGAGATAAAATAGACAAAGACAATGTATAGACAGATCAATCTGCTATACAAATAAAGACTAGACATACGTTAGGGAGGTTTTTTATTCATGGCAACAACTAATAAGAAAAAAATGGCTTTTATCTCGTTAATCGTAGCTTCATTAGCTATTGCAGGATGTGGTAGTAACGCAAACAATAGCGCTGCACCTGTAGATACTGGAGATACAACATCACCAATTACGTTCTCCTTCTTTGGAGCAGATGCAAGTCCAAGCTGGAACAAAATGCAAGATGCAGTAGGGAAAGCAATTACAGAGAAAACTGGCGTAACGTTAAATGCAGAATATGCAATTTCTGGCGGAGGTCAAGATAAAATTGCGCTTATGGCAGCAAGTGGCGATTATCCAGACTTTATCTATGCAAAAAGTGATGTAGCTAAATTAGTAGATGCTGGCGCAATGCTGGATTTGACTGATTTGATTGAAGAGCATGCCCCAAATATCAAAAAAGTGTACGGTGAATATTTGGATCGTCTTCCTTATAATAATGAAGATCGCGCGATCTATGTTATTCCGACGAATGCTGCTGTAAATCAGACAAGTTTTGATGCAACAGGTGGATTTGAGATTCAACATGAAGTTCTTAAGGAACTAGGTTATCCAGAAGTGAAGACACTTACAGATTTCGAGAATGTACTACAGACGTATTATGACAAACATCCTACAATTGATGGTCAACCGACGATTCCTCTGACTTTAGATGCGGATGATTGGAGAATCATGATCACTGTAACGAACCCAGCATTCTATACTACTGGTGCACCTGATGATGGTGAATACTACATTAACCCTGAAACATTTGAAGCTCAACTTCATTACAAACGTCCGGAAGAGAAAGAATACTTCCGTTGGTTGAACCATATGTACAGCATAGGTTTACTTGATAAAGATTCATTCATTCAGAAGAGTGACCAATATAAATCGAAAATATCCAGTGGTCGAGTTCTTGGTCTGATCGACCAAGAGTGGGGATATGCAGATGCTGAGAACGCTCT
Coding sequences within:
- a CDS encoding ABC transporter substrate-binding protein, which encodes MATTNKKKMAFISLIVASLAIAGCGSNANNSAAPVDTGDTTSPITFSFFGADASPSWNKMQDAVGKAITEKTGVTLNAEYAISGGGQDKIALMAASGDYPDFIYAKSDVAKLVDAGAMLDLTDLIEEHAPNIKKVYGEYLDRLPYNNEDRAIYVIPTNAAVNQTSFDATGGFEIQHEVLKELGYPEVKTLTDFENVLQTYYDKHPTIDGQPTIPLTLDADDWRIMITVTNPAFYTTGAPDDGEYYINPETFEAQLHYKRPEEKEYFRWLNHMYSIGLLDKDSFIQKSDQYKSKISSGRVLGLIDQEWGYADAENALKTAGKDERTYAHFPVTLSEEYQDHTFVDTGFLSGWGVGITSATKDPVRAIKFLDFLASDEGQVLINWGIEGQHYNVVDGKRVIPEDVLDQKNNDNTNFIKTTGIGLYGNMSAHYGDGVLDPSGNYYTTNFPEQIVAGYSEAEKESLAAYNATTWKDLFPTEKDFPVKAYGAAFNITVEEGSSYAVKFQKTQDIIRKRIPEAILTTPEKFDAVYDAMLVELDKAGAIEMEKEYTELVKQRVDLWSGK
- a CDS encoding carbohydrate ABC transporter permease, producing the protein MPNKAFNATKSEKIFDVCNIIFMILVLIVTLYPFLNVLAISLNDSIDTVRGGITIFPRQFTLDNYKTIFGYDTLIQGLKVSVLRTLVGTLLGLLSASMIAFTLSRVDFSGRKFVSTFLALTMYFSGGLIPTYILMRDLNLIGTFWVYVLPGLVSAFNVFIVRSFIDGLPYALQESAKLDGANDFTIYWRIILPLCKPVLATIALFIAVGQWNAWFDTYLYNGSNSTWTTLQYELMKVLQSTQSGGSAVNANDMAQKMAQISPESIKMAITIVVTVPILVVYPFLQKYFVGGMTLGAVKS